A stretch of the Capsicum annuum cultivar UCD-10X-F1 chromosome 10, UCD10Xv1.1, whole genome shotgun sequence genome encodes the following:
- the LOC107843808 gene encoding uncharacterized protein LOC107843808 gives MMEHLHTPFLDKPDVIDRCMPNGVRAMDLRMRLDKFSLPMGFDAWIDFLESRTEDNILWTYLWLRPKVILLGCQMQLLLVMLKLNCTRPYTPSRVMRQLGRSQDVPPVVDLLKDVEYFKDQALGESKYKYFWNHATKLGVDTFKEGLDNLGYTQRYEISLQTIPWGISRPLPLQLRGRIQEECIVDDSQDESAGSKVETLRVQLSDLLKTVERCQNNLCRCTPHKAGIRARKFFPNIRVSLQDMRQNLNGRRRTSQTSPSQPGSSCRAPV, from the coding sequence atgatggagcatttgcatacGCCTTTCTTAGATAAACCAGATGTGATTGATCGTTGCATGCCCAATGGAGTGAGAGCCATGGACCTCAGGATGCgcttggataaattctcgttacccatGGGATTTGATGCTTGGATTGATTTTCTCGAGTCAAGGACTGAGGATAATATTTTGTGGACCTATTTGTGGCTTCGTCCAAAAGTaatcttgttgggttgtcagatgCAACTCCTTCTGGTTATGTTAAAGCTTAATTGTACTAGACCATACactccttctagggtaatgcgccagttgggtaggtcGCAGGATGTGCCACCAGTAGTGGATCTtctaaaggatgttgagtacttcaaggaccaagccttaggtgagagtaAATACAAGTATTTTTGGAATCACGCAACAAAACTAGGAGTGGATACTTTTAAAGAAGGTTTGGATAATTTGGGGTACACTCAAAGATATGAGATATCGCTGCAAACCATACCTTGGGGTATTAGTAGGCCATTGCCCTTGCAACTTAGAGGAAGAATACAAGAAGAATGCATTGTTGATGACAGTCAGGATGAAAGTGCGGGGTCCAAAGTggagacactgagagttcagttatcagatttgctCAAGActgtagaaaggtgtcagaacaATCTTTGCAGGTGCACTCCCCATAAGGCGGGGATACGTGCCAGAAAATTCTTCCcaaatatcagggtgtctttgcAGGATATGCGACAAAATTTGAATGGGAGGAGGAGAACTTCACAGACtagtccatctcagccagggtcatcatgCAGAGCACCAGTTTGA